Proteins from one Syngnathus scovelli strain Florida chromosome 17, RoL_Ssco_1.2, whole genome shotgun sequence genomic window:
- the agxtb gene encoding alanine--glyoxylate and serine--pyruvate aminotransferase b: MQRTLFGRRSGSLARRALATLEGPLAKHPERSRCKSSVAIPPPACMLRPLEAPLRYLFGPGPSNVPPRVLAAGAKPIIGHLHPEMYQIMSDIKKGIQYAFQTENNMTLSMSGSGHAAMECAVFNTVEPGESVLVAINGIWGERVAEIAERMGANVHKLEKTPGNYFSNKEIEQAIEKHKPVLFFLTHGESSAGLCHPIDGIGDICRKHGCLFLVDTVASLGAAPIFMDQQNIDILYTGSQKALNAPPGTAPISFNDRACHKMFNRKTKPVSYLFDMTHLSNYWGCDGKAARMYHHTGPVSGFFALRESLAILAEKGLEESWRKHKEVAAYLYRGLEDLGLKLFIPDKDLRLPSVTTIAIPDGYDWRELLMYIMKNHQMEMTGGLGPSIGLVMRIGLMGYNCEKSNADMALHALADALKNCKKSKA, encoded by the exons ATGCAGCGGACTCTGTTCGGCCGGAGGAGTGGGTCGCTGGCCCGGCGGGCGCTCGCCACCCTTGAGGGCCCGCTCGCAAAGCACCCGGAGCGGAGCCGCTGCAAGTCGTCCGTCGCCATCCCCCCGCCGGCGTGCATGCTTCGGCCCCTCGAGGCACCTCTACGCTACTTGTTTGGACCGGGTCCCTCCAACGTGCCCCCGCGTGTCCTCGCTGCAGGGGCCAAGCCCATCATCGGTCACCTGCATCCAGAAATGTATCAG aTCATGAGTGACATCAAGAAGGGGATCCAGTACGCCTTTCAGACGGAGAACAACATGACGCTGTCCAtgagcggctcgggccacgccgcTATGGAGTGCGCCGTCTTTAACACGGTGGAGCCCGGCGAGAGCGTCCTCGTCGCCATTAATGGGATTTGGGGCGAGCGTGTTGCGGAAATCGCGGAGAGAATGG GTGCGAATGTACATAAACTCGAGAAAACACCGGGAAATTATTTCAGCAATAAAGAGATTGAACAG GCTATCGAGAAACACAAGCCGGTGCTGTTCTTCCTAACGCACGGAGAGTCTTCTGCCGGCCTGTGCCACCCAATCGATGGCATTGGAGACATCTGCAGAAA ACACGGCTGCCTCTTCCTGGTGGACACGGTTGCATCACTCGGGGCTGCGCCCATTTTTATGGATCAGCAAA ACATCGACATCCTGTACACGGGTTCTCAGAAGGCCCTGAACGCACCGCCTGGCACGGCTCCCATCTCGTTTAATGACAGAGCATG CCACAAGATGTTTAACAGGAAGACGAAACCAGTCTCGTACCTCTTTGACATGACGCATTTGTCCAACTACTGGGGGTGTGATGGCAAAGCAGCCAGAAT GTACCACCACACTGGCCCCGTGTCGGGTTTCTTCGCCTTGAGAGAAAGTCTGGCTATTCTGGCTGAGAAG GGTCTGGAGGAGTCTTGGAGGAAACACAAAGAGGTGGCAGCCTACCTGTACAGAGGACTGGAAGACTTGGGCCTCAAACTCTTCATCCCTGACAAG GATTTGAGGCTTCCCTCCGTGACCACCATCGCCATCCCCGACGGCTACGACTGGAGGGAGTTGCTAATGTACATCATGAAGAATCATCAGATGGAGATGACAGGAGGCCTGGGTCCTTCCATCGGCCTG GTGATGCGAATCGGACTGATGGGCTACAACTGTGAGAAGAGTAACGCCGACATGGCCTTGCACGCCTTGGCAGATGCCCTGAAAAACTGTAAAAAGAGCAAAGCTTAA
- the thap4 gene encoding peroxynitrite isomerase THAP4, which translates to MACPVHQSAEMNPAILPLDWLLGTWQSDEPGEGCFPTIKPFRYLETLQFSHVGQPVVNFSFNAFHADSKKPLHRECGFIRMQPGTNKVAFIVAQNSGLVEIEEGELIGQQLNLHSHAIARISFAREPHVNEISRVFQLRADGKLEQRVSMAIDTQPLTEHLRITYVRSS; encoded by the exons ATGGCTTGTCCTGTACATCAGTCAG CGGAGATGAATCCCGCCATCCTGCCTCTGGACTGGCTTCTGGGTACCTGGCAGTCTGACGAACCAGGGGAGGGCTGCTTTCCCACCATCAAACCTTTCCGCTACTTGGAGACGCTTCAGTTCAGCCACGTTGGGCAGCCTGTCGTCAACTTCTC GTTCAATGCCTTCCACGCCGACTCCAAGAAGCCACTGCACCGAGAGTGCGGCTTCATCCGGATGCAGCCGGGAACCAACAAAGTGGCTTTTATCGTGGCGCAGAACTCGG GTCTGGTGGAGATTGAGGAGGGCGAGCTTATAGGCCAGCAGCTGAACCTGCACAGCCACGCCATCGCCAGAATCTCCTTTGCCAGGGAGCCTCACGTCAACGAG ATTTCACGAGTGTTTCAGCTTCGTGCGGACGGGAAACTGGAGCAGAGGGTTTCAATGGCAATTGACACCCAACCACTCACGGAGCACTTGCGCATCACTTACGTCCGATCGTCTTAA
- the bokb gene encoding bcl-2-related ovarian killer protein homolog B has protein sequence MEVLRKSSAFAAEVMEVFDRSLSDKQLVLQAKALCRDFILSRLNQNGLTWSKSELSLSPCRAALAEVSFVLVCLGDELERILPSLYKNVARQLNISVAIETMVSDAFIGVATEIFSTGITWGKVVSMYAVAGALAVDCVKQGHAGTVHIIVDSLGQFVRKYLVQWLKRRGGWLELNKCVVKRELFPEHRWLSSALDSLRYFLTSMYVYIMKEA, from the exons ATGGAGGTTCTTCGCAAGTCGTCGGCGTTCGCCGCCGAGGTCATGGAGGTGTTTGACCGATCCCTGAGCGACAAGCAGCTGGTGTTGCAGGCCAAAGCCTTGTGCCGGGACTTCATCCTGTCCAGACTTAACCAGAACGGGCTGACGTGGTCCAAGAGCGAGCTCAGCCTGTCCCCCTGCCGCGCTGCCCTGGCCGAGGTCTCCTTTGTGCTCGTCTGCCTGG GTGATGAGCTGGAGCGCATCCTTCCCAGCCTGTACAAGAATGTGGCCCGCCAGCTCAATATTTCCGTTGCCATAGAGACCATGGTTTCCGACGCCTTCATTGGCGTCGCCACCGAGATCTTCTCGACAG GCATCACGTGGGGCAAGGTGGTGTCCATGTACGCCGTGGCCGGCGCCCTGGCTGTAGACTGCGTGAAGCAAGGACACGCCGGCACGGTTCACATCATCGTGGACAGTCTGGGCCAGTTCGTCCGCAAGTACCTGGTTCAGTGGCTGAAAAGACGCGGAGGATGG CTGGAACTGAACAAGTGCGTGGTGAAGAGGGAGCTCTTCCCCGAACACCGCTGGCTCTCGTCCGCCCTGGATTCCCTGCGATACTTCCTCACTTCCATGTACGTTTATATCATGAAGGAAGCGTGA
- the elovl1a gene encoding elongation of very long chain fatty acids protein 1a isoform X2 — MLRDVGSNVLEFYNDLLSKCDPRVKDYPLVHCPLKMTSLLVGYVIFAVYLGPRLMANRNPFHLNTAMVVYNFGMVALNAFIVYEFLMSGWGTTFTWKCDLIDPSRSAQALRMVRVGWLFFFSKFIELLDTVFFVLRKKQNQITFLHVFHHSVMPWSWWWGVMLTPAGGMGSFHAMVNATVHVIMYTYYGLAAAGPRFQKFLWWKKYMTAIQLTQFIVVSVHISQYYFMEKCDYQMPLWIHMIWMYGVLFFMLFSNFWLQAYIRGKRLPVTQLKGGRDRAPASPPLANGTHQHNGNANGDQNNRHQHNHTNGNVQLSKVKEI, encoded by the exons ATGCTGCGAGACGTCGGATCCAATGTTTTGGAATTCTACAACGACCTGCTGTCCAAATGCG ACCCCCGGGTCAAAGACTACCCGTTGGTGCATTGTCCCCTGAAAATGACCAGCCTCTTGGTGGGCTACGTCATCTTTGCCGTCTACTTGGGGCCTCGCCTCATGGCCAACCGCAATCCCTTCCACCTCAACACGGCCATGGTGGTCTACAACTTTGGCATGGTCGCCCTCAACGCTTTCATCGTGTACGAG TTCCTGATGTCCGGATGGGGCACCACCTTCACGTGGAAATGTGATCTCATCGATCCCTCCAGGAGTGCGCAGGCGCTTCGG ATGGTGCGAGTgggttggttgtttttcttttccaagTTCATCGAACTTCTCGACACG GTATTCTTTGTGTTGAGGAagaaacaaaatcaaatcactTTTCTCCACGTGTTCCATCACTCTGTCATGCCCTGGTCGTGGTGGTGGGGCGTCATGCTGACTCCTG CCGGCGGGATGGGCTCCTTCCACGCCATGGTGAACGCCACGGTCCACGTCATCATGTACACGTACTATGGGCTGGCGGCGGCCGGGCCGCGCTTCCAAAAGTTCCTGTGGTGGAAGAAGTACATGACCGCCATCCAGCTG ACGCAGTTCATCGTCGTGTCGGTGCACATCAGCCAGTACTACTTCATGGAGAAATGCGACTACCAGATGCCCCTGTGGATCCACATGATCTGGATGTACGGTGTACTCTTCTTCATGCTCTTCTCCAACTTCTGGCTGCAGGCCTACATCCGGGGCAAACGGCTGCCCGTCACCCAACTCAAGGGCGGCCGTGACCGGGCCCCAGCCAGCCCCCCGCTGGCTAACGGCACCCACCAACACAACGGCAACGCCAACGGCGACCAGAACAACCGCCACCAGCACAACCACACCAATGGCAATGTGCAATTGAGCAAAGTAAAGGAGATctaa
- the elovl1a gene encoding elongation of very long chain fatty acids protein 1a isoform X1: MLRDVGSNVLEFYNDLLSKCDPRVKDYPLVHCPLKMTSLLVGYVIFAVYLGPRLMANRNPFHLNTAMVVYNFGMVALNAFIVYEFLMSGWGTTFTWKCDLIDPSRSAQALRMVRVGWLFFFSKFIELLDTVFFVLRKKQNQITFLHVFHHSVMPWSWWWGVMLTPGEDRFAFAYSLADGNLSQLTQIFPIAAGGMGSFHAMVNATVHVIMYTYYGLAAAGPRFQKFLWWKKYMTAIQLTQFIVVSVHISQYYFMEKCDYQMPLWIHMIWMYGVLFFMLFSNFWLQAYIRGKRLPVTQLKGGRDRAPASPPLANGTHQHNGNANGDQNNRHQHNHTNGNVQLSKVKEI; this comes from the exons ATGCTGCGAGACGTCGGATCCAATGTTTTGGAATTCTACAACGACCTGCTGTCCAAATGCG ACCCCCGGGTCAAAGACTACCCGTTGGTGCATTGTCCCCTGAAAATGACCAGCCTCTTGGTGGGCTACGTCATCTTTGCCGTCTACTTGGGGCCTCGCCTCATGGCCAACCGCAATCCCTTCCACCTCAACACGGCCATGGTGGTCTACAACTTTGGCATGGTCGCCCTCAACGCTTTCATCGTGTACGAG TTCCTGATGTCCGGATGGGGCACCACCTTCACGTGGAAATGTGATCTCATCGATCCCTCCAGGAGTGCGCAGGCGCTTCGG ATGGTGCGAGTgggttggttgtttttcttttccaagTTCATCGAACTTCTCGACACG GTATTCTTTGTGTTGAGGAagaaacaaaatcaaatcactTTTCTCCACGTGTTCCATCACTCTGTCATGCCCTGGTCGTGGTGGTGGGGCGTCATGCTGACTCCTGGTGAGGACCGGTTCGCGTTCGCATACTCTCTTGCTGACGGCAACTTGTCACAGCTGACCCAGATTTTTCCCATCGCAGCCGGCGGGATGGGCTCCTTCCACGCCATGGTGAACGCCACGGTCCACGTCATCATGTACACGTACTATGGGCTGGCGGCGGCCGGGCCGCGCTTCCAAAAGTTCCTGTGGTGGAAGAAGTACATGACCGCCATCCAGCTG ACGCAGTTCATCGTCGTGTCGGTGCACATCAGCCAGTACTACTTCATGGAGAAATGCGACTACCAGATGCCCCTGTGGATCCACATGATCTGGATGTACGGTGTACTCTTCTTCATGCTCTTCTCCAACTTCTGGCTGCAGGCCTACATCCGGGGCAAACGGCTGCCCGTCACCCAACTCAAGGGCGGCCGTGACCGGGCCCCAGCCAGCCCCCCGCTGGCTAACGGCACCCACCAACACAACGGCAACGCCAACGGCGACCAGAACAACCGCCACCAGCACAACCACACCAATGGCAATGTGCAATTGAGCAAAGTAAAGGAGATctaa